The Amphiura filiformis chromosome 13, Afil_fr2py, whole genome shotgun sequence genome segment catgattcatcggtttattatttattattgataacttgaaaacttgattgattgatcgattgatagccatttcacatattcctagtttataggcccctatggaacgtctattaattttgaatagcatcatacattagataaatatgcctataagtattgatttattctattcagcaatattcagagtttttcggaactagagataggcCAGAACTGGCCAGATGAAGTGGACTATACCCGGCTACCTGTGCatgtatagacccgtgacgtctcgCAGACGTCAtgggtctattagatctgtcgattaaatacaatttttggcccagatctatgctgtttcgtatatttatcagcgtttcgaacccttttgaaaccattctaaggcattccatgcgctacaatgtcaaaattgtggctacatcatagatatctcgggcatctcggagcattacctggtttttccatatggAAGTAATtgaggtgttccatcaaagctttcgtcgtgtgctgccacatagcggtggttccgggaactttgcgtcaaggattactatcaaacttctcacagctaatAGTTTGTTTGCTCAGTAGTAATGCACTGAGTTTTACAGCAGGGACGTCCCGGGTTCGTTTCCGGGCTGAGGAATAAAAAGTAATTTCTGATCTGCAAACTTATTTGCCGcccgatctgagctggtccttttctgatggctgtggcACACTCCGgtcactccctctggaatccaaaccaggttcccgccCATTATACAtcccttaagggggtataataccctgattttcatcagtacccctcttctttttttgtgcaaatttatgaagtatataaacatgttcatcacctcatgtcctgtccttataaaatatctctacatacaaagtgcttttaaactattttagaaaatcattttagctttttttttgttaactgtatcctagtaactcagatgtgtgtttcataacaaaccataatttattctattcaacatgttcaagtagagtacatgaatagaatacattaaatcctttgtaaatactatctatagaaatgtactcactgatccacgcaaaataacactgaatagattaaattaaatcaaataagcTCTTCCACATGTGAATGtatatagacaatttaatactacaccatgtatgtatcttctataatgtgttgttaggaaaagagatttaaaaaggctataaggtcatcaaaggtcaggttataggtcacttggttcaggtcaaattcaggcatccattttgaatacatgtgatagtctgtgatatcatacatgtcataatgagacatcaattttgttatttttgtctgttactggatatataatggaaatgtgtgaggttgatatactaaaataccttgtgATGTAAATaatgagtacaatttagattgcctagttgagatggattgggtaaataaatataaaatagtttccaaaatcacaaaaatgaagcttacggaagactacctaatatggtggtataggtgacaagaagtacaatctttttcaacattgctgtagtgtggttgtggtaacctgttacctatggcttaattaagtttcagtgaaataatgtcgcaagttaaaaatacaaaatatagctcaacattgaaaatagaagcattttaaccagttcattttttgatagttgtggagcaccaagttcatgaagtcataaaagaaatcaggaaccacttattcccattttacatatcaacattatttccctaatgtgttagcaatacatatccaaaattttaacgaaatccgttgacagtaagctttccaaactgaagtgaatttaaaacatcagtgatgtaccaccttttggttTCTACATTTAGATGCATGTacgctacattgataccgatgccaccaattgaacgagcagatttgccccttcattttgcatgccactttgtccaatttttttctcatttcttcacaaaatgcaaaacaatgcaaaaaaaatgcaatgggtgtagtacccccttaaagttcgAAAGTGTTTTTGGCCTGCCTGAAGGGCTTGGGCTGccctcttcaacatgttcaaagttcTGGCAATTATTGGTAGGGGTCAATTAAGGTTAAACATGGGTCAACATTTTTTGCCTCGTGCTATTTCAGGTATAATGCTTTCTGTCGTATTGTATTGTGTAGATCTGGGGAAGGAGGATCAATTCAATCATAGCGTAGCCTGCTTTTCGAGACTGAGGGCACAACATTGCAAATGTATGGACAGCCGATATCTTTTACACTTTTTGAATGGGTGCCCTCTAACATTTTTAAACCGTCCTGCTGAGACGTTTCCATCATTACTGTTCAGGAAAATTGTACGCGAAGCAATTTTAATGCCAATGATGTGAGCGAAACTGAGTTATTCTAAAACAGACCACCAATTCTTGTGGCATGCAGCGATATGTTCCCATGGGTAACGATGTACTTCGAGAACAAAATTATAGCAAAGCTTCAAGGAATGTTTTGATAAGTGTGTAACCAATATACCTGATAAAGGTGCAGCTCCATTCAATTGGGTGTAGTTACTCATCCAACATTAGTCATATTTTATCGCTGATACTAACATTCTATATTTGCAGCTGTTTATGTCATTGATATAAGTTTGGAACCAATCAACAAAAACGTAACCAATGAAGGAGTACTAAAAGTACTTGTCAAATTTGGCAATCCTGAAAAATGGCATGTTGTGTGTCGTGATGGAGCTGGTGATCATGGTAACAGATGGGGCAAACAGGAAGCTATGGTAGCATGTATACAGCTTGGATATAAAGGTGGATGGACAATTGATGTAGAGAAACCAGCTTCAATATTTGCAAGGGATTATGTCAGCAATTTTGACTGCACTTGGCGTAAGTGTATTTACAATTTTAAGTATAAAGTTGCTTAATATTTTACACAGCACTGTTTTCTATTTTAATCTAACCATTACTGTTTATAACTTGTGTACTATTTACCCAGCCTTTATTTACCTATACTTTGAATATAATACTAAATTCTAGACAATTTGGTTATAATAAACTAACTCTATTATTCTTTGTTCTCATAAAAAAGCTGAAAGTAGTCTTCAAAACTGTTTAGGTTCCAAAGAGGTTGTGGAGTGCTCAGACTCATCATTGCCAGCAGGTGTACATTGCTATAGTAAGTCCTTTAAATGTGCTACAGGAGGAGTTTTGAATTGAAATGGTGCATAATAACAGTTTAGTTGCAAACCATGCACAGAGTAGGGGAGACCTAGAGTGTTCGGCCTACTTTTTTTTCTGACTAGCCTagtgatgtcaattttaagcttaGAAGGGACCTAATTGGTCAATGTTATGTCTACCTTCCGAATTGATAATTATACGAATTAATACTATACTAATTCAAAAAAGGTAAACTTTCTTGACTTTTATGACGATAATTTCTTTGGCGAGATGTCTCTGTTTTCTTGGGTACTTGGCTGTGACGTGTGCCAACTAATTATAATTATTGTCATGGTACTTTCCCAGCAATCATGTGATTAACAACACGTGGTGGGCGGATATCCCCTGACGGCGGACAATCCCCGGTCTTTTTTTGATTTATGTTATTATTGTCTATAAGGTATCGCCAATATAGGAACCAAAATAATGGGTTTAGTTGAAATTCTTGGACAAAAATCAAACGTGTAAAAAGAAATGATTGATCCCCTTAGACCAATGTTATATTAATTTCACTCATTGTTTGAATCCTGCTGCATCTTATATTTCCCCATTAAAGGCAATTTCAGTGTACACTTAATGGGAGGTGCTGCACCGAATGCTGGAAGAGTTGAAGTCCAATACGACGACATGTGGGCTAGTGTTTGTTATGAGTCGTCACATTTCTTCAGACGATGGAGCATGGGTAATGCACAGGTTGTGTGTCGAGAGCTTGGGTTTCCCGGAACTATGTTTGCAAGTCAAGGAGGACAGGGACAAGGAACTCATAAAGCTACGTTGTATGATTACAAATGTGAACATGGTAAACATAGTAATTTAGTAATTAAGGActgcaatgtcattttttatttttgttaaaagtTATTTGTCCATTGTTTTCCTTTCCAGACATCcgtgtttttatttcattttcactcTATATTCCTTTTGTGAATAAAACGATGATAAAAGTCATTGTGATGCTGGTGTTTCAACTTAATCAATCTCGTGTTCGGGTTTCTTCTCGATCCTCTAGTCTACTCttcttccttttcttcttctaCTCCCCTCATTTTTCCTTTTTCTCCTCCTTTTGCTTCTTCTTCAATATACTGAGACTTATCGAACGTATACTTATGTCAATGACCTGAATTGCAGGGGGAATTACATTTTATGGGTTACATACGACATTTCTTTTTAGATTATTCAAGTTTACACGAATGCCTTCCGAGACAACCCACCATATTACCATCAAAATACCTGGGAGCATCTTGTAGAGTTGGAACCAATGGAAAAGGCAATGACGCTGTAGCAATCTGTTCAGGTATGGTTTATTATCACTAGGAGACATTCTTCAGTGAAAAAAACACACGCTGTTTTTTTATCTAAATAACCATTGATCTATTTCATTTTTTGCAATATgcttagttgaatcattttcttacgatccgtgaccattcatagcatacctttgtttctctgtggatttgactagatggacatattctaagaaaaaatagctcctatgtccctcccaaaaatggcgggaaaatctatttatagctcatttttcaaaatggccgccagtgacattttgaaaaacatgaatatctatataccatgttctggataggctataatgacaaataatatgccgttttccactatctttggcatacccaaccttttaagataaaattcaaagtgttgagaggtcctcttgacccctaaatccaagatggccgccagtttcatattgaaaaacatgaaaatcgatatatcatgaagtgggtaggctataataacaaacaatgtgtcgttttcaactatatttggcatgcaaaaccgtttaagatcatattcaaagagtttggggtcacattgacccctaaatccaagatggccgccagcgccatattgacaaaaacatgaaaatgtatatacaatgaagtggataggctatactgacaaacaatgtgttgttttcattatttttggcatgccaaatcttcttttgtcatattcaaagtgtttggggtcatcttgaacgctaaatccaagatggccgccagcgcgatattgaaaaacatgaaaatcgatatatcatgaagtggattgactataataaccaacaatgtgtcgttttcaactatatttagAATGCAAAatcatttaagatcatattcaaagagtttggggtcaccttgacccataaatctaagatggccgccagcaccacattgacaaaaacatgaagtggataggctatactgacaaatattccactattttggcatgccaaaccttttcatgtcgtattcaaagtgtttgggggcatgaacatcgatatttagatgtgacacacatgaggccaatacttatttttggcaattacttatactatagattttgaaaatgttacctTTGCTTTCAGGATTGAACGTTGTCAAtatacttatactatagattgaaaatgcagagcatctacagcatTCTTTCAGTTCTTTCAAAGTGTTGAACATTAAGAGCATGTGATGGAAGAACTgaacagacactgaagagctacagaacaactaagagactgataaactagaatgcatgctgaaagatcattgccctgtaaagAACAGGTTTGAATGTCAAAGTAGAGAACAGGTGGGAGAACTACAATTTTTTTACAATGGAagttgataaatttcaacatgtcaatacaacagtggaatgggaaAAAGGACCTACACAGGTTCATAAGCATGCAACTTGGTGTACCACGATGTCTGATCACACGTCAATGAGAGCAAAaacgttatttacgacaggggttggcattttgagggggaacctgatTTGTTTTATCTTGAGGGGGGATCGaaatttttgttgaaccaggaggggattgttaagttttaaattttaagtaattAGTTTAAACAAGGGCgaaatttgaaaaatttgctTTCCCCCTCGCATCCACTCAAAATTGTCagattcaccctttttaaacttaacaatccccccctcctggttcaacaaacaaCTTTGCGTTTccacctcaagatcaaataaatttttttatcaaaatgcccattccccctgtcgtaaataacgatctctCCCTACGATTGACGTAATTGATCGGACCTTTAGGTTGCCATCAGTTAGACATGTGTTaggttttttcaaccaggtaatgaaGTTTAGTATGAGCTCACTCAAGTTTTCAGCTTGCTCCACCTCATCTATGTACGGGGGCCAAGGAATAGTGGTtgttttgatgacctgttcttgaccaactggtcatccgttactcccagtgataacagcgcggcctcgatgtatgtatcggaagtgcttgtatcatacacaagctcactaactttcttctgaatacgtacgtgaaatcctatgtcttttccaaattctttgatcagaagttccttgaggtagctggaccttacttgggaaaagtgcccgtgGTTTGAAGTAATacgaatgtaatcttggagcagtccttcaagggtgcgtatttcacaacctttaaatatatattacttgttggatatgttgaaagaacaaagcttgagcctcccgaaggtgaaaatgctgtagatgctctgcattttcactgaaattatctctcgcttgattgctgatATTTTGACGCCAGCACAATGtcggtggtatctgatttccaagccaaaggctgtttgcctgtctgggattgatgttataaacgtatctaaccgctctcttgtatcctgcaatgtagatagtgtgtgccttgaaatcttctccatgcatcttgtgtcaaaagtaacaaaagtgtttttgtcccggttaccagacttttgtggacgcacattgccttatcatgcagaacacctatacttgaacgaagtttcttggaaggaggtcctgagaaagatgattactgaccggacatcccagccttttttttcctcagatttgtgcttgtgtgtgtgtgtgtgtgttagacatcgtggtacacCAAGTAGCATGCTTATGAaaacccttaggtcctttatcccattccactgttgtattgacatgttgaaatttatcaaggcccttccattgtaaaaaattgtgttctcccatttctctactttttctaaactgtcttttacagggcaatgatctttcagcatgcattcaagtttatcagtctcttggttgctctgtagctcttcggtgtctgttctgttctccatcaaatgctcttaacgtgcaacttttctgaaaaaacaaaggtaacactttcaaaatctatagtataagtaattgagtaacaataagtattggcctcatgtgtgtcacatcttaaatatcgatgttcatgtttttcgacatggcttagacagtcatcttggatttaggggtcaagatgcccccaaacactttgaatacgacatgaaaaggtttggcatgccaaatatagtggaatatttgtcagtatggcctatccacttcatgtttttgtcaatatggtgctggcggccatcttggattaaggggtcaaggtgaccccaaactctttgaatatgatcttaaatggttttgcatgccgcaaatagttgaaaacgacacattgttggttattataataaatccacttcatgatatatcgattttcatgtttttcaatatggcgctggcggccatcttggatttagggttcaagatgacccccaaacactttgaatttgacaaaaaaagatttggcatgccaaaaatagtggaaaacgacacattgtttgtcagtatagcctatccacttcatggtatatagattttcatgtttttgtcaatatggcgctggcggccatcttggatttaggggtcaatgtgaccccaaactctttaaatatgatcttaaacggttttgcatgccaaatatagttgaaaacgacacattgtttgttattatagcctatccacttcatgatatatcgattttcatgtttttcaatatgaaaatggcggccatcttggatttaggggtcaagatgacctctcaacactttgaattttatcttaaaaggttgggtatgccaaagatagtggaaaacggcatattatttgtcattatagcccatccagaacatggtatatagatattcatgtttttcaaaatgtcaccggcggccattttgaaaaatgagctataaatagattttcccgccatttttgggagggacataggagctattttttcttagaatgtgtccatctagtcaaatccacagagaaacaaaggtatgctatgaagggtcacggatcgtaagaaaatgattcaactattcGGTGGTTTGGCATAATAACTGACGAGTGTCATTATATTTTCATGTTAAACTATTAGTCCTATAGACCGGGAAAtgtcacaaattaaaaacaaattatgcATGATTGACCACAGAGAGTCTGTCATTCAGTTGTGTAGCCATaacttttgggggggggggctagaggaggcaaggcaaatttccaggGGGTGGGGGcgaactttgacgaaaatggtcaaaaatgggccaCAATTACAAAAAAAGGCTTCTCGCACGAGGGAGGGGGCAAGAGGggggacttctcacagggggtcagctgccccctggctacgccactgctgtcaTTTCACACACAGCAGCGTTTGAGAGTCCTCACGACTGACTGGCAAATGGCGTTGATCTATTACATAGTTTTAATGGGCTCTTTCGCTCACCTTAGCACAGTATGTGTGTGTAACCAAAAAGCATATCAGACGCACCAAAGTGCATTCTGACtacggagaatgtccttctgatatcaaataatgttgattttttgaaattcgcgatataacacaaattttatggcaaatttttaatttgacaaacagacctcgaagtaaactttataaatcgaaTGGTATGTCTAGGAAGAAAAACGACCATCATacgtaaattttgacctttcgtattgaggatatgcataaaatttcaacaatttcctaaCAAACTTTAAAGTCCTTGTAACCTAATGTCCCTTGTAACCTAATGTAAAATGTTTCCACCTTATAATTGCTTAAACATATACAagatacatattattattatatatttctttttaaatattttaaagccACGCAGACATGGCCTAGGAATGCGGCGAAATCATTACGTTTTATAACATACTAACCGTACAAATATAAATGATTGAGTGTAAACGAAGTATATTTTTCTTTCGGTGAATATGTAAACCAACACAACTTTCATTATTTAACATAACTTTATAGTTCCTGGTTATATTGGGTGTTGGGAAAATAAAAGTAATACCAAGGAAACATCAGATGAATTCTATCTGGAAGATCAGAATATGACGGTTCGAAAGTGTCGTAATCACTGCAGACGACTCGATGTACAATTGGCCTGTCTGTATAACGGTAACACGTGTCTCTGTCGCAACACAATTGATGATTATGACCGCTGTGGAGATGAATATTGCAACTCTGAATGTACTGGCCAAGGAAACGAAACTTGCGGAAGTTTGAACACAATATCTGTATACAATGGTAAATATTTAATGATAATCAACAGTTTTCGCGAAAAAATATTATTTCCTGCGTCGGTTACCAAATAACATATATCACGATACTAATAATGTACAGCTATGTTATGCACtgaaaaaaaacacacttttATCAAATATCTACGATGTTCGTCGCACTCATCGTTGAATAGaatacaaaatgggctatttaTAGTTATCTATTTTTTAAACACTTGAGagcgttcctgcaatcttattggttattacccgtgtgatatgacacgatatgtgacacgatctggtccatgggggctaaaAGAGTCATTTTTGGAGTTATTGTGATCATAATATTAgatatacaataggctatcatttactgaaaacgccaaacgtctagcatacttggttcaaaagttatgaagttttttgatgtccattgttttatgtattttattgttttttactccatgtttttacctttatttcaaatttcaaattggcccccattgaccagatcgtgtcacatataacacAGTTCGAGGCGACAAGCGTACTCGATATTtcaaccaatcggaggcgcatagcaacaacgggactgatcgatttcaaggcctaggtaattccttgtcaaatgtaggatttaatttgattaaaatttggtatacttatgatatttttaattgaattgaagtgtttcacTTAAAATGAtgatgtcacccgtgttatatgagatgatagatgcacggcagcggctaaaacaatagcTTTATCCTCTAatcgtcactgtgtgaaaactatACACGACGATATAAAatatgaccgtacaccacgaatcagccgtaaagtcggccccggtcaattttgttttatttcgtgttcagaaaatatatataagctttaaaatggtatatcatttgaattcaaacgatatccagaagcggggttatggtttgttgaactctgctcctttaACAAAATGGTACCATTTTTCGGTTCtaaatgtgtctctttttccacattgctggtaataaatttcaaacagtcataattggtggtcttttaaaatcattcccaagtcaacgaggttcagaaatgtcctctcattgttaattgctggttatacatacctagacgaaatacaatgctttgtaacccaccacttgaacaggatttagccaaagcaaacaaagactagagctattaaaggattctatagaaataggtagaagattattatcctcttcagcaataggaatATTAATTGGTTTAAACGGTGTTGGACtagcgctatcaaatgagaaacatgtcgcaacacattgaggtacctatgaatgttacactgtaactcggagtATAATATAGTATAATAGTAGAATTTATTTTGTTATGCATTCAAAATTACTATTTGTTTTAATCATTAAAGCTTACATATTTCTCAATTTTATTGATCTTCAGTAAGTTCTGGCATATGTGATGATCCATTGAATGGCAGTGATATCTACTACTATGGTGATATATTTGCTAACTGTCCGCTTGGTCTTGAACTGACTGGAGCTCAATCAATCCAATGTGTAATGGGAGAATCTGAACGAGATATGAAATGGAGTGACGACTTCCCAGAATGCAAAGGTTAGGAAAGAATAATTGAAATATCTAATGTAGGGCTTTATTTATCTTCAGTAAGTTCTGGCATATGTGATGATCCATTGAATGGCAGTGATATCTACTACTACGGTGATATCTTTGCTAATTTTACCGGTCC includes the following:
- the LOC140167646 gene encoding uncharacterized protein — translated: MTVRKCRNHCRRLDVQLACLYNGNTCLCRNTIDDYDRCGDEYCNSECTGQGNETCGSLNTISVYNVSSGICDDPLNGSDIYYYGDIFANCPLGLELTGAQSIQCVMGESERDMKWSDDFPECKVSSGICDDPLNGSDIYYYGDIFANFTGPPGHQLTGAKSIQCVMGDSERDMKWRDNFPECKEFLSTQPTSTSDDKYDIDSPTSTNTQPIIIAMAAELGVGVTITALIAILMYYKRKKKPEPAIRLYSYSTYLPPTAHDANNPEEPQYENTGIEMMRHSNNPVYDEIPPAIGL